The region GGTATTTACCGCTGCTTCAACCGATATCAAAGCTGGGGACAAGGTCATTGCCAAAGGTAAAGTCATTGTCAACAAAAATTTTGGATATGGCTACTTCTATAAAGTACTTATCCAGGATGCTACATTTGAGGTCAAATAATATGGCAGCTTTTAAGAGTATCGAAGCATTCCCAGAGGCGCTTTTAGAAACACTGAATACACTGAACTTCACAACGATGACTGAAATACAGGAAAAGGCCATCAGCCCTATTCTGGAAGGTAAAGACATCTTAGCGCAATCCAAGACAGGTTCGGGGAAAACATTGGCCTTTGGATTACCCTGTGTGGTACATACAGATACCAACACCTATAAACCACAAACCATCATCATTACCCCTACTCGTGAACTGGCAGATCAAATAGCTGTTGAACTGAGAAAAGTTGCAGCCTATAAGGCTAACCTCAAAATACTCACACTCTATGGGGGTGTACCACTTCGTACTCAAGCCGAATCACTTGCAAAAGGGGCACATATACTCATCGGTACACCTGGACGTATACAAGACCACTTGGCTAAAGAAACACTGGTACTTGACAGTATCAAAACACTGGTACTTGATGAAGCAGATCGTATGCTGGATATGGGTTTTTATGATGAGATAGTCAAAATAGGTTCCAACATGCCACGTACTAAACAAACCCTGCTCTTCTCAGCGACATTCCCGGATAAAATAGAAAAGCTTGCTAAAGCACTATTGAAACAGCCCATTACCATCAAAGTAGACACGGTTCAAGAGAGCGATAAGATAGATGAAATAGTCTATGAGACATCTGATAAATTGAAGACTCTTACAGCCCTGATCCAATCCTATAAACCAGAGTCACTGCTTATTTTTTGTAATACCAAAGCAGAAGTTATCTCACTCACTGATACTTTACATCAACGTGGGCATTCTGCCATCGACATCCATGGTGACCTTGAACAAAGAGATCGCAACGAATCAGTGATCGCTTTTTCCAATGGTTCCAAACGCATTATGGTAGCTACAGATGTAGCTTCAAGAGGTTTGGATATCAAAGACATTGAACTGGTCATTAACTATGATCTGCCTTTTGACCAAGAAGTCTATACTCACCGTATCGGTCGTACAGGACGTGCAGATGCCAAAGGTACTGCTATATCCCTCTATGGTCCAAGAGACAGTGAGAAATGCGCTTACATTACTTCCGCAGCACGTAAAGGAGAGATGAAAGATTTACGTGTAGACGCGACTTTTAAAATGGTCTCTAAGTATGATACACTTTGTATTAACGGCGGTAAAAAAACCAAACTTCGTGCGGGAGATATACTCGGTACTTTATGTAAAGAGATAGACATTGACCCCAAAATGATAGGAAAGATAAATATCACAGATACGAAATCTTATGTTGCGCTACATCATACTGTAACGGACAAAGTATTTAAAGCATTAAAGAAAACACCGATCAAAAAGAAAAAATATGTCA is a window of Sulfurovum sp. TSL6 DNA encoding:
- the dbpA gene encoding ATP-dependent RNA helicase DbpA; this translates as MAAFKSIEAFPEALLETLNTLNFTTMTEIQEKAISPILEGKDILAQSKTGSGKTLAFGLPCVVHTDTNTYKPQTIIITPTRELADQIAVELRKVAAYKANLKILTLYGGVPLRTQAESLAKGAHILIGTPGRIQDHLAKETLVLDSIKTLVLDEADRMLDMGFYDEIVKIGSNMPRTKQTLLFSATFPDKIEKLAKALLKQPITIKVDTVQESDKIDEIVYETSDKLKTLTALIQSYKPESLLIFCNTKAEVISLTDTLHQRGHSAIDIHGDLEQRDRNESVIAFSNGSKRIMVATDVASRGLDIKDIELVINYDLPFDQEVYTHRIGRTGRADAKGTAISLYGPRDSEKCAYITSAARKGEMKDLRVDATFKMVSKYDTLCINGGKKTKLRAGDILGTLCKEIDIDPKMIGKINITDTKSYVALHHTVTDKVFKALKKTPIKKKKYVTWILN